A window of Acinonyx jubatus isolate Ajub_Pintada_27869175 chromosome E4, VMU_Ajub_asm_v1.0, whole genome shotgun sequence contains these coding sequences:
- the LOC106987114 gene encoding olfactory receptor 10J1-like, translated as MKRENHTAVGEFVLQGFSSFREHKIILFVIFLTLYLLTLAGNVIIVTVTSFARHLHTPMYFFLGVLSTSETVYTLVIVPRMLCSLTGLGQPISLAGCATQMFFFITLAINNCFLLTAMGYDRYVAICNPLRYTVIMNKRACALLVSGACSIGLFVAIIQISSVFRLPFCDREVAHYFCDIRPVMKLSCADTSLHDIINFIISSLVIVVPMGLVFISYVLIISTILKIPSARGRKKAFATCASHLTVVVVHYGCASVAYLKPKLENTRDQDQLISVTYTVITPLLNPVVYTLRNKEVKDALHRAIRKNPLA; from the coding sequence ATGAAGAGAGAGAACCATACCGCGGTGGGTGAATTTGTTCTCCAGGGTTTTTCCAGCTTTCGTGAACACAAGATCATCCTCTTTGTGATATTTCTTACCTTGTACCTTTTAACTCTGGCTGGCAATGTCATCATTGTGACAGTCACCAGCTTTGCTCGTCACctgcacacccccatgtacttcttccttggTGTTCTTTCCACTTCTGAGACTGTCTACACACTGGTCATTGTACCGCGGATGCTTTGCAGCCTCACAGGCCTGGGTCAGCCCATCTCCTTGGCTGGCTGTGCCACCCAGATGTTCTTCTTCATCACCTTGGCCATCAACAACTGCTTCCTGCTCACTGCAATGGGGTACGACCGCTACGTGGCCATCTGCAACCCCTTGAGGTACACGGTCATCATGAACAAGAGGGCGTGTGCCCTGCTCGTATCAGGGGCTTGCAGTATTGGGCTGTTTGTGGCCATAATTCAGATTTCCTCTGTATTCAGACTGCCCTTTTGTGACAGAGAGGTGGCCCACTATTTCTGTGACATCCGCCCAGTTATGAAACTCTCCTGTGCTGATACCAGTCTACATGACATAATTAATTTTATCATCAGCTCACTCGTTATTGTGGTCCCCATGGGCCTGGTCTTCATCTCCTACGTCCTCATCATCTCCACCATCCTCAAGATCCCCTCCGCCCGGGGCCGGAAGAAGGCCTTTGCCACCTGCGCCTCTCACCTCACGGTGGTCGTCGTCCACTACGGCTGTGCCTCCGTCGCCTACCTCAAGCCCAAGTTGGAGAACACCAGGGATCAGGACCAGCTGATCTCGGTGACCTACACCGTCATCACCCCCCTGCTGAACCCGGTGGTGTATACCCTGAGGAACAAGGAGGTCAAGGATGCTCTTCACCGTGCTATTCGCAAAAACCCTCTTGCTTAG